The Pantanalinema sp. region CAGGCGGTTCATGAAGTCGCGGTCGTGCGAGGTCATGAAGATGGCGCCCTTGAAGCGATCGAGGAACTCCTCGAGCCAGATGATCGACTCCACGTCCAGGTGGTTGGTCGGCTCGTCCATCACCAGGGCGTCGGGATTCTGCAAGAGGACCTTGGCCAGCTCGATGCGCATGCGCCAGCCGCCCGAGAAGCTCGCGACGGGGCGCTGCTGCTCGTCGGCCGAGAAGCCGAGGCCGCTCAGGATCTCCTGGGCGCGCTGCTCGAGGTCGTAGCCTCCGAGCGCCTCGAAGGCGGCCTGGGCCTCGCCGAGCTCCTCGAGGACCTTGTCCATGTCCTCGAGCTCGGGATCCGACAGCTTGTTGGACAGCTCCTCGATCAGGGCGCCGAGCCGATGGGCCTCGCCACAGCCGGCGAGCGCCGCTTCCAGCACGCTCAGATCGACCGCGCCGGCGGGGTTCTGGGAGAAGTAGCCGATGGTGAAGCGCTCGGGCACGGTGATGGAGCCCTCGTCCGGACTCTCCTCGCGCATGATCAGGCGAAAGAGGGTCGTCTTGCCGGCGCCGTTGGGGCCGACGAGGCCCACCCGCTCGCCGGGGTTGATCTGGAAACTGGCGTCCTTGAACAGGAACTTCTTGCTCTGGAACTTGGAAACCGAATTGAACGCGATCATGAACCCTCTGCTCTTACCCTCTGTCAAACGTCTGGCCTTGGCACAAGGCCCGATTCTACCACGAATGGCTCCTCATCCGGCTTTGCTGGTAGAATAAGGGCTCATTCACCCCATCCACTTGCGCCCCAAGAGCATCCAAGAAAACCAGGCATGTGTCGTGGTGGCCGCCGCAGGCGGCTTGATGGAACCGTTTTGCTGGACGCTCTACACCTGCCCCCGCCAGCCGGGGGAGAAACAGCGGAGTCTACGTGGTCACCAACGAGCAGACCGTCGTCATCCCGGCGACCGAGCCAACGGGCTTCATCAACCAGGTCAGGTCCTTCGGCCGCGGCTTCTGGGCCGCCAACGTCATGGAGCTCATCGAGCGCTGGGCCTACTACGGCGTGCGCGCCGTGCTGTCGCTCTACATCGTGGACGCGGTCGCGAACGGCGGGCTCGAGTTCACCCACGTCCAGAAGGGCAGCATCTACGCCGCCTGGGCGATGGTCCAGTCCCTGCTTCCGCTGTTCACGGGGGGCTACGCCGACCGATACGGCTACAAGGGAACGGTGGCCTTCTCGATCCTGATCAAGATCGCGGGCTACCTCCTGATGGCGACCCAGCACAGCTACGGGGGCTTCTTCCTCGGCTGCATGCTTCTTGCGACCGGCACCGCGGTCTTCAAGCCCGGCGTCCAGGGCATCATCGCCAACGCCAACATGGGCAGCAAGGCGTCGGTCGCCTGGGGCATCTTCTACGCCATGGTCAACGTGGGCGGCTTCATCGGCCCGTGGGCCGCGGGCTACCTTCGCATGATGAGCTGGGCCCACGTCTTCTACGCCAACGCCATTTTGGTCTCGCTCAACTTCCTGGTCCTCCTGATGTTCAAGGAGCCCGAGCGCCCGAAGGTCGAGGGCGATCGCCCCTCGCCCGTGACCGAGTTCTTCTCCATCCTCGTCTCGTCGGTCAAGAACGTGTTCGAGCCCCGGCTCGCGGCCTTCCTGGTGCTGTTCTCCGGCTACTGGCTGATGTTCAACCAGCTCTTCGATATCCTTCCCAACTTCATCGACGACTGGGTCAACACCTCGGGCACGCTCACATGGCTGGGCCGGACCTTCCACAACCCCGCCATGCTCCAGCACGGCCTGAACGGGGGCCAGATCCAGCCCGAGTGGATGATCAACATCGACGCGGGGGCCATCGTCTTCCTCATGATCCCGATCGCGGCCATGTTCAGCCGAATGAAGGCCATCCACTCCATCATCCTGGGGATCTTGATCTCGACCGCGGGCATCGTGCTGTCGGGCTCGACCATGGTGGGCGCCTACTGCATGCTCGGCATCTTCGTCTTCGCCATCGGCGAGATGATGGCGAGCCCCAAGAAGCTCGAGTACCTGGCCTCCATCGCCCCCAAGGACAAGCTGGGCCTCTACATGGGCTACGCCAACGTGCCCAACGCCATCGGCTGGGGCATCGGCAGCTCACTCGGCGGGCACATGTACCAGACCTACGCCGACAAGACCTCGCTGGCCAAGGCCTACATGGCGGACAAGCTCCACATGACCCCCGAGGCGATCGCCGCCATCCCCAAGGACAAGGTGATGGAGACGCTCTCCGCGCAGCTGGGCCAGACCCCGCGCCAGGTGACCGAGATGCTCTTCGCCCTGCACCACCCCGAGCAGATCTGGTACGTCTTCGGCGCCATCGGGCTGGCCTCGATGGTGGGGCTCATCGCCTACAACGCCGTCGTCACCCGCCGACCCAAGCCTGCGACCGTCTAGCCGCCATGAAACGCCACCTCCTGCTCGCAACCCTCACCATTTCAATTCTCCTGCCCGTCCTCCCGGCGCGAGCCGGGATCGGCACCGAGATCTACGACACCCGCGGCAAGCTCATCACGGTGGTGAGGGGCAAGGAGCGGCGCCTCTACGTCAGGCTCGCCGACATCCCGCAGGTCACCCGCGACGCGGTGCTCGCCATCGAGGACGCACGCTTCTACGCCCACAACGGGGTCGACCTGCAGGGCATCGCGCGCGCGCTGTGGACCGACCTGCGTCACGGCGGCAAGGTCGCCGGCGGCAGCACCATCACCCAGCAGCTGGTGAAGAACAAGTACCTGAGCTCCGAGAAGACCTTCCAGCGCAAGCTCGACGAGGCCCGCCTCGCCCTCGAGATGGAGCGCAAGTACTCCAAGGACCAGATCCTCGAGATGTACCTCAACGAGGTCTACTGGGGCCACGGCGCCTACGGCATCGAGGCGGCGGCCCAGACCTACTTCGGCCACTCGGCCAGGACCCTCAACCTCCAGGAGTCGGCGCTTCTGGCGGCCCTGCTCAAGGCCCCCGAGCACTACAGCCCCTACCGCGACAAGAAGGACGGCCTGGCCCGCCAGCGCGTCGTGCTGGACCGCATGGCCGAGGTGGGCTTCATCACCGAGGCCCAGGCGGAAAGGGCCAAGAACGCCAAGCTCAAGATGCCGGGCGCGCCGGGCAACGGCTACAAGGCCTCCTACTTCACCTCGTACCTGGTCGGCGAGCTCATCGAGCGCTACGGGGCGGACGTGGTGCTAAGGGGCGACCTGAAGATCCAGACCACCCTGGACCTCGCCACCCAGGAGGCCGCAGAGAGGCTCGTCTCGCAGCTGGTCGCCAAGAACGGCAAGCGCTTCCGCTTCGATCAGGCGGCCCTGGTCGCGATCAACCCTCACACCGGGGGAATCCTCGCCATGGTCGGCGGCGCCGACTTCCGCAAGAGCGAGTACAACCGCGCCGTGCTGGCGCACCGGCAGCCGGGATCCACCTTCAAGCCCTTCGTCTACCTGACGGCGTTCGCCCAGGGGATCCCCGACACCCTGACCATGGCCGACACGCCCGTCACCTATCCCGGCGTCAACGGCAAGCCCTGGACCCCCGGCAACTACCACGACGCCAAGGAGGGCACCATGACCCTTCGCCGCGCCCTTGAGCTGTCCAACAACGTCATCACCATCAAGCTGCTCGACCGGGTCGGCCCCCAGGCCACCATCGAGACGGCGCGCAAGCTCGGCCTCAAGAGCCCCATGCAGCCCACCCTCTCTTTGGGCCTCGGCTCCTACGAGGTGACGCCGCTCGAGCTGGCGTCGGCCTACGGCGTGCTCGCCGCGAACGGCGTGCGCAACGAGCCCATCGCCTACTGGAACGTGCGGGACGCGAGCGGACGCTACCTCGAGACCCACCGCCCCAGCCCGCAGCGGGTCTTCGACGAGGCCCCCATCCGCCTGATCACCGACGTCCTGCAGGGGGTCGTCACCCGCGGCACCGGCACGACCGCCAACGCGGGCCGACCGGTGGCGGGCAAGACCGGCACCACCAACGACTCGCGCGACGCATGGTTCGTCGGCTACACCCCGCAGATGGTCGTCGCCCTTTGGGTGGGCAACGACGACAACAGCAAGATGGCCCGAAACTCCACCGGCGGCGTGGTGGCGGCCCCCACCTGGGGGCAGTTCGTCAGGGCCGCCCTCAAGAACGTGCCCGTCGCGCAGTTCGCCCCCCCCGCGCTGCGCCAGGCGCCGAGCGCCACCGGCTCGGAGGCCTCGCGATCGCTGCCCAACGCCGCACCGACCGCCGCCCCGGTGGACGCCATCGACGAGCCGTCGGCCGCTGCGACCGGCGCCGGCACGGGATTGTAGCCCGTGATCAAGCGTCCGTATCTCGCCTGCGCCGTTCACCTGACGAGCACCCCCGACCTCGAGGCCAACCTCGCCCAGGCCGAGGCCCTGGTGGCCAGGGCCGCCGCGCGCGGCGCGGAGCTGGTCGGGCTGCCCGAGAACTTCCCCTCGATCACCGAGACCCAAGAAGAGGTCGTCGCGCAGGTGAGCGCGACCCACCCGCGCGCCGAGGCCTGGCTGCAAGAGCAGGCGCGCCGGTACCGCATCGTCCTGTACGGGGGGATCCTGGAGCCCGGCCCCTCGGGCAAGGTCTTCAACACCCTGGTGGTGGCGGGAAGGGACGGCACGGTGCTTTCGCGCTATCGCAAGCGCCACCTCTTCGACGTGGAGCTCGGAGGGCGCAACACCTTCCAGGAGTCGGCAGCGGTGGCGCCCGGCGACGCGGCGGTGGTGGCGGATCTAGGCGAGCTCGGGCGCATGGGGCTCTCGATCTGCTATGATCTGCGCTTTCCCGAGCACTACCGGGCGCTGGTCGACCAGGGCGCCGACCTCCTGACGGTGCCCGCGGCCTTCTTGCCGGTCACGGGCAAGGATCACTGGCATGCCCTCCTGCGCGCCCGCGCCATCGAGAACACCTGCTACCTGCTCGCGCCGGCCCAGGGAGGCCGGCACAACGCGCGGCGCGAGTCTTACGGCCATGCGCTCGCGATCGACCCTTGGGGGCACGTGCTCGCCGACACCGGCGACCGGCCCGGCCTCGCGATCGCCGAGATCGACCCCGAGCGCCTGGCCGAGGTCCGCGCGCAGCTGCCCTGCCTGCGCCACCGGCGCGTGTGAAACTTTGTTTACCGAGCGGGCCTTGGCGCTCGCGCGGGGTATGAAGTCTCAAGCGGCACCAACGCTTGATTCCCCCGCCCCCCGGTGGGGCGGGGATAGGGGTGGGGGGATCTCGATCGCTCCGAATCCCCCCGACGGCGCTTCGGCGCGTAGAACTTGATATTATCCCCCACCCCCGACCCCGCCCACCGGGGGGCGGGGGGCTAGAAAGAGACCTTCGTGCGCAAATTCGGGTATCGAGGAACGGGAACCCTGCGGCTGGACTTGCAGGACCCCACGGACGTTCAGGTGCTGGTCGAGGCGCCCAGCGTGGCGAGCCACGAGCGCCTGTACATGGCCTCGAACGTCAACGGCTGGAACCCCCGCAACGATCGCTACTCCCTGCGGCGCATGCCCGACGGGCGCTTCGAGATCCGCCAGCTGCTCGCCGCGGGCAGCCACTTCGAGTTCAAGATCACCCGCGGCGGCTGGGACCGCGTCGAGGTCTCCTCCGACGGCAGCGACCTGCCCAACCACGTCCACAAGGTCCACGGCCCCATCATGCGGCTCGAGGTCAAGGTCGCGGACTGGCAGGACCACCACCCGCGCGCCCCCAAGCCCCGCACCACGGTAGGCGACGTGCGATCGCTCGGCGAGTTCACCATCCACAC contains the following coding sequences:
- a CDS encoding MFS transporter, translated to MVTNEQTVVIPATEPTGFINQVRSFGRGFWAANVMELIERWAYYGVRAVLSLYIVDAVANGGLEFTHVQKGSIYAAWAMVQSLLPLFTGGYADRYGYKGTVAFSILIKIAGYLLMATQHSYGGFFLGCMLLATGTAVFKPGVQGIIANANMGSKASVAWGIFYAMVNVGGFIGPWAAGYLRMMSWAHVFYANAILVSLNFLVLLMFKEPERPKVEGDRPSPVTEFFSILVSSVKNVFEPRLAAFLVLFSGYWLMFNQLFDILPNFIDDWVNTSGTLTWLGRTFHNPAMLQHGLNGGQIQPEWMINIDAGAIVFLMIPIAAMFSRMKAIHSIILGILISTAGIVLSGSTMVGAYCMLGIFVFAIGEMMASPKKLEYLASIAPKDKLGLYMGYANVPNAIGWGIGSSLGGHMYQTYADKTSLAKAYMADKLHMTPEAIAAIPKDKVMETLSAQLGQTPRQVTEMLFALHHPEQIWYVFGAIGLASMVGLIAYNAVVTRRPKPATV
- a CDS encoding PBP1A family penicillin-binding protein, producing MKRHLLLATLTISILLPVLPARAGIGTEIYDTRGKLITVVRGKERRLYVRLADIPQVTRDAVLAIEDARFYAHNGVDLQGIARALWTDLRHGGKVAGGSTITQQLVKNKYLSSEKTFQRKLDEARLALEMERKYSKDQILEMYLNEVYWGHGAYGIEAAAQTYFGHSARTLNLQESALLAALLKAPEHYSPYRDKKDGLARQRVVLDRMAEVGFITEAQAERAKNAKLKMPGAPGNGYKASYFTSYLVGELIERYGADVVLRGDLKIQTTLDLATQEAAERLVSQLVAKNGKRFRFDQAALVAINPHTGGILAMVGGADFRKSEYNRAVLAHRQPGSTFKPFVYLTAFAQGIPDTLTMADTPVTYPGVNGKPWTPGNYHDAKEGTMTLRRALELSNNVITIKLLDRVGPQATIETARKLGLKSPMQPTLSLGLGSYEVTPLELASAYGVLAANGVRNEPIAYWNVRDASGRYLETHRPSPQRVFDEAPIRLITDVLQGVVTRGTGTTANAGRPVAGKTGTTNDSRDAWFVGYTPQMVVALWVGNDDNSKMARNSTGGVVAAPTWGQFVRAALKNVPVAQFAPPALRQAPSATGSEASRSLPNAAPTAAPVDAIDEPSAAATGAGTGL
- a CDS encoding carbon-nitrogen hydrolase family protein, coding for MIKRPYLACAVHLTSTPDLEANLAQAEALVARAAARGAELVGLPENFPSITETQEEVVAQVSATHPRAEAWLQEQARRYRIVLYGGILEPGPSGKVFNTLVVAGRDGTVLSRYRKRHLFDVELGGRNTFQESAAVAPGDAAVVADLGELGRMGLSICYDLRFPEHYRALVDQGADLLTVPAAFLPVTGKDHWHALLRARAIENTCYLLAPAQGGRHNARRESYGHALAIDPWGHVLADTGDRPGLAIAEIDPERLAEVRAQLPCLRHRRV